One part of the Vibrio ponticus genome encodes these proteins:
- a CDS encoding TadE/TadG family type IV pilus assembly protein, with protein MKHRIYRQKGVAGIMFVLMVPVLFGVFALGSDGAKVLQHQARIQDAAEVAALALSAHADPNLLSESAVQANKSADYGSEVNRKIVADIFAAYFPKQNIVTANDLKTLTIERTTCESCGANYSKAMEYNVKVSLDFDTWFPSNSSSAGFTETVDIGGQATSEKYESQPVDLMLVADYSGSMLEPHDDENILPRYRRLQNIVKDVLTELDISNNNYRIFNVEDRNRVGIVPFNHYAHRRYADALGCDVIQAYQPSGLNEQLVNIEHVVFDNNGYLFDRSGGNADGGSIVAGDNSFVSTVNNIDVTFETDTIADANSALNQSESVCANRDESYLTNFYSMALTDNLVPPRNGQQATNTSLERRFSAFLPQGGTAAYQGLIEGYKLLKNGVNKKRLLVILSDGEDSPEHSPEGGGGPVSTTSDSDSDSESGDSEAILSSYQRIGEKLINEYGLCREIKAGLSEGGYDTTLYFIAFDYQIDPTSGHVNRNNALENCVGPGNVIYETSEDVIKKTILSLVSEEIGHLK; from the coding sequence TTGAAACATCGTATTTATCGCCAAAAGGGTGTTGCGGGCATCATGTTTGTCCTGATGGTGCCGGTGTTGTTTGGAGTGTTTGCACTGGGGAGTGATGGTGCCAAAGTTTTGCAGCATCAAGCTCGTATTCAAGATGCTGCTGAAGTCGCCGCATTGGCACTTTCCGCTCATGCAGACCCGAACCTACTTAGTGAATCAGCAGTTCAAGCAAACAAATCGGCGGATTATGGTAGTGAGGTAAACCGAAAGATTGTTGCTGACATCTTTGCAGCCTATTTCCCAAAGCAAAACATAGTCACAGCAAATGATCTAAAAACACTTACGATAGAAAGAACAACATGTGAGAGTTGTGGCGCAAATTACTCAAAAGCAATGGAGTATAACGTCAAAGTTAGTTTGGATTTTGATACTTGGTTTCCGAGTAATAGTAGTAGTGCGGGTTTTACTGAAACCGTGGATATAGGAGGGCAAGCCACGTCAGAGAAATACGAAAGCCAACCCGTAGATTTAATGTTGGTAGCAGATTATTCAGGTTCTATGCTAGAGCCACATGATGATGAAAATATTCTTCCACGGTATAGGAGGCTTCAGAATATCGTAAAAGATGTGTTGACGGAGCTGGATATTAGTAACAATAACTATCGTATATTTAATGTGGAAGACAGAAACAGGGTTGGAATCGTTCCTTTCAACCACTATGCCCATCGTAGATATGCTGATGCGTTAGGGTGTGATGTTATACAGGCGTATCAACCATCAGGGTTGAATGAACAGTTAGTTAATATCGAGCATGTTGTGTTCGATAATAATGGCTACCTATTTGATAGAAGTGGAGGTAATGCCGATGGGGGGAGTATTGTCGCCGGGGATAACTCTTTTGTTAGTACAGTGAATAATATAGATGTGACTTTTGAAACAGATACGATCGCTGACGCTAATAGTGCTTTAAATCAATCAGAGAGTGTGTGTGCAAATCGAGACGAAAGTTATCTTACTAATTTCTATAGTATGGCATTGACTGATAATTTGGTCCCGCCTCGGAATGGGCAGCAGGCAACTAATACCTCTCTAGAGAGGCGATTCTCGGCGTTTTTGCCACAAGGTGGGACGGCAGCCTATCAAGGTCTCATTGAGGGGTATAAGCTATTAAAAAATGGTGTCAATAAGAAAAGGCTGCTCGTTATTCTATCAGATGGTGAAGATTCACCTGAACACTCTCCTGAAGGAGGGGGAGGTCCTGTCTCAACCACAAGTGATTCAGATTCAGACTCAGAATCAGGTGACTCTGAAGCAATACTTTCCTCATATCAACGCATCGGTGAAAAATTAATCAATGAATATGGGCTTTGCCGGGAAATAAAGGCTGGTTTGAGTGAAGGCGGTTATGACACGACATTGTACTTTATCGCGTTTGACTATCAGATTGATCCAACTTCTGGTCACGTAAATAGGAACAATGCGCTTGAAAACTGTGTAGGACCAGGGAATGTGATTTATGAAACCAGTGAGGATGTGATTAAAAAAACGATTCTTTCCCTAGTGAGTGAAGAAATTGGTCATCTTAAATAA
- a CDS encoding OmpA family protein, with amino-acid sequence MKKQLINMVLVGACTVCLPNFALADNDLVSICGKSDFSVKEQVTVETSRRVSILQGGMHRIEGEGELATDALLKTEMMNIGVSKECAEYFVSKGEQGETNGRVYFKFDRSSLTPASITVLDAMLDKIRNTENKIVLEGHTDSIGSDEYNFALGMKRSLAVQAFFTDNQINENNIESVSFGEKQPVASNSTADGRQLNRRVEIKGL; translated from the coding sequence ATGAAAAAGCAACTAATTAATATGGTGCTCGTGGGTGCTTGCACAGTATGTTTACCAAATTTTGCCTTGGCTGATAATGACCTTGTAAGTATTTGTGGCAAATCTGACTTTAGCGTTAAAGAGCAAGTAACCGTTGAGACATCAAGACGTGTTTCGATACTTCAAGGTGGCATGCACCGTATTGAAGGCGAGGGTGAATTGGCTACAGACGCGCTACTAAAAACTGAAATGATGAATATTGGCGTGTCTAAAGAATGTGCTGAGTATTTTGTTTCTAAGGGAGAGCAGGGCGAAACGAACGGACGAGTATACTTTAAGTTTGATCGTTCCTCGTTGACACCTGCTTCTATAACCGTCTTGGATGCCATGCTAGACAAAATTCGAAATACCGAGAATAAGATTGTTTTAGAAGGTCACACTGACTCGATTGGCAGCGACGAGTACAATTTTGCATTGGGTATGAAGCGTTCATTGGCTGTTCAAGCATTTTTTACTGATAATCAGATAAATGAAAATAACATTGAGTCGGTGAGTTTTGGTGAGAAGCAACCTGTAGCCAGCAACAGTACAGCTGATGGTCGACAGCTTAATCGCCGAGTTGAAATCAAAGGCTTATAG
- a CDS encoding DUF2834 domain-containing protein: MLKFYLILAIVGTLFPYGFFLPWLYANGLDFQRLFSDITVNDLSTFAWVDVLIAAIALIGFILVDGKKHQVTGRWLAIFTTLSIGVSCGLPLYLYFKEKQIT; encoded by the coding sequence ATGCTTAAATTTTATTTAATTTTGGCTATTGTTGGAACATTATTTCCATATGGTTTTTTTCTACCTTGGTTGTACGCTAACGGTCTAGATTTTCAGCGACTATTTAGTGATATTACTGTAAATGATTTGAGTACCTTTGCTTGGGTTGATGTGCTAATTGCAGCCATTGCTTTAATTGGTTTTATATTAGTTGATGGTAAAAAACATCAAGTCACAGGGCGATGGTTAGCGATATTTACGACTCTATCTATTGGTGTTTCATGTGGGTTGCCACTATATTTATACTTTAAGGAAAAGCAAATTACTTAA
- a CDS encoding DEAD/DEAH box helicase, whose product MSFASQNFSPEVVKALTECGYEKLTPIQQKAIPLARRGHDILANAQTGTGKTAAFALPIVQNILDKPKNSNRHQTRAVILAPTRELAAQIAQNIQDYTKYTELKTVAVYGGAKMASQEKALQAGVDILVATPGRLIEHLEMNNVSLANLEFLVFDEADRMLDMGFISAIEKIMSGVTTKPQTMLFSATFSSQMNTLAGKILRQPKRIAISRENVTADTIAHVVYPVEQERKRELLSELIGRKNWQQVLVFVNYKETANELLKELKLDGIKAVLCHGDKAQSARRRALDEFKQGKARVMIATDVAARGLDIQNLPHVVNFDMPFLAEDYVHRIGRTGRAGQKGHAVSFVNREEELTLQQVESLIGQRIYRKELEGYEPKNRDALLDKMHSKPAFKNRRSRMNNPSDSNQGDAERRSRLYRMIKAKNGK is encoded by the coding sequence ATGTCATTTGCATCACAAAATTTTTCACCAGAAGTCGTTAAGGCATTAACAGAATGCGGTTACGAGAAATTAACCCCAATTCAGCAAAAAGCGATCCCGCTGGCTCGTCGTGGTCATGATATTCTCGCAAATGCGCAAACAGGTACAGGTAAAACTGCAGCCTTTGCATTACCGATTGTGCAAAATATTTTGGATAAGCCTAAAAATTCGAATCGTCACCAAACTCGCGCGGTAATTCTAGCTCCGACTCGCGAACTGGCAGCTCAAATTGCGCAGAATATTCAGGATTATACCAAGTACACCGAGTTGAAAACTGTCGCGGTATACGGTGGTGCCAAGATGGCATCGCAGGAGAAGGCTCTGCAAGCAGGTGTCGATATTCTAGTTGCAACGCCTGGTCGCTTGATTGAGCACCTAGAAATGAACAATGTATCACTCGCGAATCTTGAGTTTCTCGTATTTGATGAAGCTGACCGTATGCTTGATATGGGCTTCATTTCAGCGATTGAAAAGATCATGTCTGGTGTAACGACTAAGCCACAAACAATGCTGTTTTCGGCGACTTTCTCTTCTCAAATGAATACGCTAGCGGGCAAGATTCTTCGTCAGCCAAAACGCATTGCGATTTCACGCGAGAATGTTACCGCTGACACTATTGCGCACGTAGTATACCCAGTAGAGCAAGAGCGTAAACGTGAGCTGCTTTCTGAACTTATTGGTCGTAAAAACTGGCAACAAGTGTTGGTTTTTGTGAACTACAAAGAAACCGCGAACGAACTACTCAAAGAGTTAAAATTGGATGGTATTAAAGCGGTGCTCTGCCACGGTGACAAAGCGCAAAGTGCACGTCGTCGCGCGCTTGATGAATTTAAGCAAGGTAAAGCTCGAGTAATGATTGCGACAGACGTAGCAGCTCGTGGTCTAGATATTCAGAACTTACCTCATGTAGTCAACTTTGATATGCCTTTCCTAGCTGAAGACTATGTGCACCGTATTGGTCGTACAGGTCGTGCGGGACAAAAAGGTCATGCGGTATCTTTTGTTAACCGTGAAGAAGAGTTGACGTTGCAGCAGGTCGAATCTTTGATTGGTCAGCGTATTTATCGCAAAGAGTTGGAAGGTTATGAGCCGAAAAACCGTGATGCGCTTTTAGATAAGATGCATTCTAAACCAGCCTTTAAGAATCGTCGCTCACGTATGAATAATCCGAGCGATTCAAACCAAGGTGATGCAGAACGTCGCAGCCGCCTTTACCGCATGATCAAAGCGAAAAACGGTAAGTAG
- a CDS encoding GGDEF domain-containing protein: MRTLFNNQITHELSRSALKFSVVPILALAPVFALQIELESVYDYILEVTRLYFVIILASFTERIADSKIIRLGLALAIFNGTYDAITEIMYFERIVSNRYPFADALLDEAILIIAYGCIIIGLYNHLSQINKLSLTDNLTQCYTRSALKLIPKNSYQLFYLDLDKFKQINDVQGHNIGDRVLTIFGRRLIRCCDNLGYAFRVGGDEFIAIVDLEKAESFINTFTQACKIENIQFSYGTALCEDNNFDKAIRDADENLYEMKKFKDSQYPYNIQV, encoded by the coding sequence ATGAGAACGCTCTTCAACAATCAAATTACCCATGAACTTTCCCGCAGCGCGTTAAAATTTTCCGTTGTACCAATCTTAGCGCTGGCACCAGTATTTGCGTTACAAATTGAACTGGAGTCTGTATATGATTATATTTTGGAAGTAACACGCCTTTATTTTGTCATTATCCTAGCTTCTTTTACAGAACGGATTGCCGATTCGAAAATAATTCGGTTAGGACTGGCGCTAGCTATTTTTAACGGTACTTATGATGCGATCACCGAGATCATGTACTTTGAAAGAATAGTCAGTAATCGTTACCCTTTTGCCGATGCCCTGCTTGACGAAGCGATACTTATCATCGCGTACGGTTGTATCATCATCGGTCTATACAATCATCTAAGCCAGATAAACAAGCTTTCGCTTACAGATAATCTAACTCAATGCTATACACGCTCTGCGCTAAAACTCATTCCCAAAAATAGTTATCAACTTTTCTATCTGGATCTTGATAAATTCAAGCAAATAAATGACGTGCAAGGACACAACATTGGTGACCGCGTTTTGACTATTTTTGGTCGTAGACTTATACGTTGTTGTGACAATTTAGGTTATGCGTTTCGTGTCGGTGGCGATGAGTTTATTGCTATCGTCGATTTGGAAAAAGCAGAATCATTCATCAACACATTTACTCAAGCATGTAAAATCGAAAATATCCAATTCAGTTATGGCACTGCGCTTTGCGAGGACAACAATTTCGATAAAGCGATTCGTGATGCAGATGAAAACCTCTATGAAATGAAGAAATTTAAAGATTCGCAGTATCCCTACAACATTCAAGTCTAA
- a CDS encoding DUF2058 domain-containing protein, which produces MAKLTLQEQMLKAGLVNEKKLKKAKKGSKKSRVQAREVKAAVEENKRLQQERDKELSAQQNEQRLNKEIQSQIKQLIEMNKIDLGDGEIKYNFTDGTLVKAIYVEQVIRDQLAKGILAIARSGENYVVIPSAVANKIAQRDEDAIIDQKDKQADIVDEDDPYADFVVPDDLMW; this is translated from the coding sequence ATGGCAAAACTGACACTTCAAGAGCAGATGCTCAAAGCGGGCTTAGTTAACGAAAAGAAGCTAAAAAAGGCAAAAAAAGGTTCAAAGAAATCTCGCGTCCAAGCAAGAGAAGTGAAAGCTGCGGTTGAAGAAAACAAACGCCTACAGCAAGAACGTGATAAGGAACTAAGCGCGCAACAAAATGAGCAACGCCTAAACAAAGAAATTCAATCTCAAATCAAACAACTGATTGAAATGAATAAAATTGATCTAGGTGATGGTGAAATTAAATATAACTTCACTGACGGCACACTTGTCAAAGCGATTTATGTTGAACAAGTTATACGTGACCAGTTAGCAAAAGGTATTCTAGCCATTGCACGCTCTGGAGAAAACTACGTTGTTATCCCAAGTGCGGTTGCTAATAAAATCGCCCAACGTGATGAAGACGCCATTATTGACCAGAAAGATAAGCAAGCAGACATTGTAGATGAAGACGATCCATACGCTGACTTCGTCGTTCCTGATGATCTAATGTGGTAA
- the gnd gene encoding decarboxylating NADP(+)-dependent phosphogluconate dehydrogenase gives MKGDIGVIGLAVMGQNLILNMNDHGFKVVAHNRTAAKVDEFLEGPAKDTNIVGAYSLEELVEKLETPRKVMLMVRAGDVVDAFIDALTPLLDKGDIIIDGGNTNYPDTNRRVAALREKGIHFIGTGVSGGEEGARFGPSIMPGGAPEAWEAVKPIFQAISAKTDAGEPCCDWVGNDGAGHFVKMVHNGIEYGDMQLITEAYQFMKDGLGMSADEMQAVFAEWNQTELNSYLVEITADILGYKDEDGEALVEKILDTAGQKGTGKWTGINALDLGIPLTLISESVFARCLSALKDQRVEAEQLFGKTIAPVEGDKQEWVDALRQALLASKIISYAQGFMLMREASNENGWDLNYGNVALMWRGGCIIRSAFLGNIRDAYEANPELAFLGSDEYFKNILQSSLNAWRKVAAKSLENGIPMPCTTSALTFLDGYTTARLPANLLQAQRDYFGAHTYERTDRARGEFFHTNWTGTGGNTASTTYDV, from the coding sequence ATGAAAGGTGATATCGGTGTAATTGGCCTAGCAGTTATGGGTCAAAACCTTATCCTAAACATGAACGACCACGGCTTTAAAGTGGTAGCTCATAACCGTACAGCTGCGAAAGTAGACGAGTTTCTAGAAGGTCCAGCGAAAGATACCAACATCGTTGGCGCATACTCACTAGAAGAATTAGTAGAGAAGCTAGAAACACCACGTAAAGTGATGCTTATGGTTCGCGCTGGTGACGTTGTTGATGCATTTATCGACGCACTAACTCCGCTACTAGACAAAGGCGACATCATCATTGATGGTGGTAACACTAACTACCCTGACACAAACCGTCGCGTTGCAGCGCTTCGCGAGAAAGGCATCCACTTTATCGGTACGGGCGTGTCTGGTGGTGAAGAAGGTGCTCGCTTTGGTCCTTCTATCATGCCTGGCGGCGCACCTGAAGCTTGGGAAGCGGTTAAGCCTATCTTCCAAGCTATCTCAGCAAAAACTGATGCTGGCGAGCCTTGCTGTGACTGGGTTGGTAACGATGGCGCTGGTCACTTCGTTAAAATGGTACACAACGGTATCGAATACGGCGACATGCAGCTTATCACTGAAGCTTACCAGTTCATGAAAGATGGTCTGGGTATGTCTGCTGATGAGATGCAGGCTGTGTTTGCTGAATGGAACCAAACTGAGCTAAACAGCTACCTTGTAGAAATCACTGCTGACATCCTTGGCTACAAAGATGAAGACGGCGAAGCGCTAGTTGAGAAGATCCTAGATACAGCGGGCCAAAAAGGTACCGGCAAATGGACAGGTATCAACGCACTTGACCTAGGCATTCCACTAACGCTTATCTCTGAGTCAGTATTCGCACGTTGCCTATCTGCGCTGAAAGACCAGCGTGTTGAAGCTGAGCAACTATTCGGTAAGACTATTGCGCCAGTTGAAGGTGATAAGCAAGAGTGGGTTGACGCTCTACGCCAAGCGCTACTTGCGTCTAAGATCATCTCTTACGCACAAGGCTTTATGCTAATGCGTGAAGCTTCAAACGAAAATGGTTGGGACCTAAACTACGGTAACGTAGCACTAATGTGGCGTGGTGGTTGTATCATCCGCAGCGCATTCCTAGGTAACATCCGTGATGCGTACGAAGCGAACCCAGAACTTGCATTCCTAGGTTCAGATGAGTACTTCAAAAACATCCTACAAAGCAGCCTAAACGCATGGCGTAAAGTGGCAGCTAAGTCACTAGAAAACGGCATCCCAATGCCATGTACGACTTCTGCACTAACCTTCCTAGATGGTTACACGACTGCACGTCTACCAGCTAACTTGCTGCAAGCTCAACGTGACTACTTCGGTGCTCACACTTACGAACGTACAGACCGTGCACGTGGTGAATTCTTCCACACTAACTGGACTGGTACTGGTGGTAACACTGCTTCAACAACTTACGATGTATAA